The DNA segment atcacgcatggaaatgtacataaaaaaaattgttgcatcgataatcccttcagaatcgaatcgttgaactcataatcggaatcgaatcgtgaggtgccgagagattcccacccctacaaTGAAGTCACACTGACCGATCTCATCGATGAAGATGATGCAGGGCTGGATTTTCACCGCCAATGAGAAGACGGCAGCCGTCAGCTTCTGTGATTCACCGTACCACTTGTCCGTCAGCGTGGATGGCTGCAGGTTGATGAACTGACAACCGGAAGCTTTGGCTGTTGCCTTGGCGATCAGAGTCTTTCCGCACCCCGGTGGGCCAAACAAAAGCACGCCTAGAAGAGAAATTCAAAGAGTTATGGAACAGATATGAAAACATATTATTTGAATGAAGTCTCCTACCTACTAGGCAACTTTAAAGTCGGGCCCGCCTTCGGCACTACACTTTACACACAAGACTGGTCTTGACGAACGGCCTTGCCTTGCCGTCGGGTCAGTGGTCCACACTAGGTGATTGGGAACATGGGGGGTCCACGCATGAACACTCTACCATCAGATTCTCTGTGCTTAAACCCTTGCCAAATCTAGCAGGGAACATGTAAACTCAAGTAGACACGAATGAGGATGACCTGCCCAGGATTAATTGATTTGGATTCAAATGAAGAAACaaatgctgtgttccaatatccatacttccatgagttcacttaaacgtagtacactatccgcactcactaagtgcgcttattttcagatgtcagtgttgttccaaatcgaatactccgtggtgcagtaaccggaaattacgatcacgactgcttcgaacggtgaactctttacgcctagcagctataaaaagctataaaaactacaaagtTACTCTATTATTGCAgactatgtggaaaatgcgccgactttggctcagcctggctccgccctcttacGCTacatagctaagatggctgccgttgagtacgaaaagcgTACATCGATCCACACTTAGCGATttttttgagtacaccatccaggtcctttcagtacacttatttttgcccgatctgaattggaaTGCCCTACATAATCAAACTAAGGccagtaagtacggatagtatgatATTGGAACATATTTCTGTGTATTTAAGTTTATGTTCCATTCTTATAGGATTATTTATGTTCTTCTCGATCAATGTAGCGGTGCTTTTGTAGGCATGCTCCCCTCTAAAAATGTCAGCTCTATTAttcaaaacacagaaaaaaaaacagagaaatAAAATGAACAGTACAAATGGAATATGGATATACTGAAACCTTTCAAACGAAAGACAGTAATTCCTAGTGTTTTTCCAGGTTGCAGGAGTTGTTGCTCTGGTAGATAAGCAGCAGTTTAAGCCATTTCAAATtacagggttaggttagggttatggttaggtccGATGACTAGTGTTTTAATAAGAATGATTATAGGTTAGCGATGAGACCGATGACTCACACATCTGAGTCATCGGTTTACAGGAACGGGTTGTTTGCTTCCTCCTACTAGAGTCGGTATCAAATCGGTCTGAATAAAATGTTGCCGTCCTGACTCTACGGGGGTGGCCAAGTAGCTCATGAGACCTCCCACACTACATGATAAACAGAGCTGACTTCCGTCCCGACCAGCCCCCCAATCCCCGACTGAGTCAGCGAGTTTGTCGCCTAGTGGGTATTAGACTGATTAATAGACTGatatttgttagtttgtttttttggatttcatttaataaaataaagaagaagTGGGTGATCTCAACATAGCCATGACTCAAAGTCCAAACGATATTtaggccacacatgtaaaacaCTAGTTTTAAACGGCTTCAGCAACACAGACTGGAAAAGATAAAGAATCTACAACTAACCTACGATGATTCTTTATCAGTACATTTGTGGTACCTTTAGGTGGCTGGAAGAGCTTGGATCCAGCCAGGAGGTGTCTCTTCTGGAACGGGAGGATGACTGTGTCCTGCAGCTCATAGATGACCTCGTCCAGCCCTGCTACGTCCCTCCAGGTCACCTGCAGACAGGAAGTAAACACCTCTAACCTCCGCTGATCACAGACAATTCAGGAAGCGTGTGCCTTAAGCCCTCCACTGAGTCACAAACATTGTCTCCAGTCCAGAAGATACTGTGATGACCTCtatcacaccacaacaacaggtTGTGTGACAATCATACTGTGTGAACCACGATTGCCGTCTAATAGAGTTGGCAAAAAGATGAGCTGGAAGACGGTCATCTTATTTAACATAGTATTACAGTAGTATTATAGCCTGTGCAAAATGAAAGTGTGTTTTTCAAACCTTTATTGATCGTGGGTCCACTAGGAGTGACGCGATGTTCATCTCATACTCTGTGAGTTTGACTCCCTCCACACCAATCCTTTTCATCAGCAGCTCTGCCTAGCAAATTGAATACAACACTTTTTAGAGCAGTAAAGAGTAACAATACAACAAAGACGAAAAATAACATTTgctgtctgaaaaaaaaaaaaaaagctaaccTTTTTCTTGGCCAGGTTTTTCTGCTTCTGAGTTGGGTCCATGGCTTCCATGACCCATTTGATACTGTAGTATGTGGCAGCGCCAAAGATGGTCAACCTTAGCAGCATTCCAACCACCTCATTCCTGGTCAGCGGCCGCAGCAGCGCCTCCCGTGGGAGATCTTTCAGCAGCATCTCATTTGGCAAGGGTCAGTCCATTGACTAGAGAAAAGAGCGATACAGTTATTTTGGGTGCAATTAGGAATTTCCTCAATCTCAAGGTTTAACCTGACCAGCCAGCTTGTTTGGATATATGTTTTATGCAGATGTTTTAAACGATTGAAGCGCCGTTAGGCATTTGACTTTGCATCACCAGCATCATAGTGATGCCAGTGCCAAAGGATGTTGGTTAGCTATCTGACTATGTATGTTATCAATTGCAAATCGCAAACGTATACACTGATTTATATAACACAAATAGCGTGACACACTGGACTCTTGATAAatcttatatatataatttaatattttcaTTAAAGCTTGTGAAATCAAAAGAACACTTACACAACATCAACCGGGTGAATACGGTTTGATCGTCATGAAAGTCGGTGCGGTTACCATCGTGACTCGGGTGGAAACAAGTGCTGCAATTTCCTTGGTGAGTTTTGTTCCGACTCTGCGCTCAACGAAAAAACCACTGGATGGCAGACTTGTACCTTTTTTCAACAGTCTTAGAAACCTTCAATTTCAGAACTGTAGGTAGACTTATAATCGAGTGGCCTATATAAATTAGATACTGTACGATTATGTTAAATTAGAATATTAACAGATTTCGAAATAGCCTACAGTTTTGGCATTTTTAATTATGTATGCAAACATATtgatttagtttatattttggCTTAATATAAATCTAATACAACTATCATATAGAATTCCTGAAATGAGTCCAACATACTGAAAAACATTGTATGTTTCTGTTCAATAGCAAATCAAAACCCCTTATTTTCCTGTTTTCTTTCAAGGTGAGGCTGCTATAAATCAGACACTTTAGgtaatgataatgatgataagATCAATCTATCGTGTGATTGGATAATCAACAATCCAAGATGTGTCTAATTGAAAAGTCTACATTCCAAGAAAGGTACCCTTGGTCCCTTTGTGATCATCTGGCCCGATTTCAGTTTGATTTCCATTCATTTCCAATTCTATTTGATGGTGGATAATTCAGTCTCCTTAACACCGGCCACACAGATAAGGATTTAACAAATGGCCTCCTCCAGCAAGGCAATTCATCACACCCGGGCCAAAGGGATTCTAAGTGTCACTGATTTAGAGCTTTCCCACTACTCTTAAAATGGCTTCCTCCTCTGCTTGTGTCCAGACTCTTCCCTTTCTTCTCTGCCCCATGATTGCATAGGAGTATTTGCGCTAATATAATAGAAACATTTTGCCCTTTTGCCGCCGTATTGATTCAGTACTATCTTATGAATAAAGTGAATGTGGATTTATTTGTAATGATCCCCTTAATGGCCTAATAAGGACACCTACTATTTGTTTTATGATGTTTAGATAGAATTTATGAGTCAAGTCCGTTTATTTGTAAAGCCCTTAATCACACTTAGTGTCTCAAAGGGGCTTCACAAGCCCACATTATACGACACCACATAACCCTATATGCCCTTTAAAGGAAGAAGCTTCTCCGCTCTCAAAGGATAAAAGTATTGAGAAGCACACAGTCACGCTACATCCACCCAACATTTAATCCTGCTTCTAGTCAATACACATGCAGCATGCTGGGATTTCATTTTTTGTGTCGCTTTGTTTGTAATTATCTTGATTTGATGAATTGATGTAATTTCACCACGCTGCACACCGACATTTCATACATGACTGAAATTCTCTTTTAAGCTTAAACATGCATTGATTGATTTgatcaaactttatttattgCAACGTGTGCAAAGTGGTGTACAAGCAAAAACTAGCAAAGCGGAACTAGCTATGACATTTATTCTATTAACCAACCATACACCAGAGAGATGTAAAGTCACGCCTCACCAACCACCTTTCACAAAATCCTTTTTCCGAAtggttgaataaataaataaactctcACTGGGATACAGTTGCCTCAGAAGACAATGGTAAAACCTTCCTCCACATTTTAAAGTCCCATTACTGATCCAATCAGAAGCATTATCAgcattatccccccccccccccccccgtgtctgCTCAGCTCCACCAACCCTCAAGTCCAGCCTTGtagtggagaaggagaaggcaaACCTGCTGCAATTTCAAAACACTTTAGGTCATGAAAACGCTtcataaaaagctttttaatcCCCCCCTGCACTGCGGCGTGAGCTCCCCGGAGATAGCCGGCCGGCAGGGCCATTTTGATGGGTCCGGGCATGAAAGCACAGGACCTGCGTATCTGCAAAGTGCAGTTGGGGCTTCACATCCCTCAACACCtttcaaccacccccccccccccccccccccccaacccccgacAGAATTCAAAAAATAAGAACGACAACATTAAGCTCACTTGACTTTAAGCCTCCATCATGCTGGGGGTTGAGTTATAGGCCTACCTTGAAGCCGAAGCACTATGGTACGGTGATGGAGTTTTCGCATCCAAAacctccttttctttctttttgctttggggagaaaaaagagagcGATCAAATGATGTTGAATTGTATGGCTTAGCATAAGACACAAATCTGAGGATCTTTTCAGATTGTTGGTTGGCGTCATGTACAAACACAAGGCTGTACGGCTCAGGAGCCTTCAAGCATTACAGAAAGCCTGATGCACGAGCTCTCAGTACAATCTGGCAATCACTTTGCAACAAGGCCCATCAAACAGGTAAACGCTGCACAGCTTTAGTCAACATTCATTCGTTAATAAGTCCAGTCTCCCATGCAATGACATAGCCTCTTTACACTCCAAATAGAGAGCCATTATAGATGATCATTTGTTTCCCTCTTATCAAATGGAACCAAACTGAATTATTTGCAGTCATTCTGGGAAATGTGGTTCATTTCAAAGAACACACCCTCTTTTTAAGATCTACACATTCATCATTGTCTAACTGTTCAGGGTTATGATAAGAGAATGAATCTTatatgaaaaaaaaggaaacagaaTATCCGGTTATTTCCAAGGCTGTGGAGGCATTAGCTGACAAGAGATATGGATGAATTGGACTCAGCAAAGTGATTTAAAGTGCCAACAAAGTTCCTCAGGCAGCGCGGTTTTAGACTCTTTGGCATTCGGGAAGGTTACTCAAGACAGTAGAACAAAGATAACTACTTGTTTTTCATAAGTTTCAGTTCTGCAGGGTGTCAGCTCTGCAGAACTGGTCTGCCAGGCAGTGACAACATTACAGAGAAAAGTGAGATTGTGCAAAGATAATGAGTTTCCGTTCAGAGATAGACAATTTTTCGTGAGATCCAAAGGCTGGAACAACTTTTGTTTAATCCAACCACAAAGTAGGATGAGTGGGCTTCAAAAGTTTCAGTTTTCCTTGAAATCCTGCAGCTATCAAGGAAGTAATCTGTGAACAGCGTGGCCATGGCCTCCAACTAGAAGCAGACCACACATAGCTCACCCATCCACCATTGTTATGGTCGCTCTCTGGAGCCGACTTCATAATTACCATCTGGCATGATGCATTGGAGCTGTGGAGCTGAAGCTGAGGCTGGCTGCACCCTGCACCTCCTCTGGTGGATTCTACAAGGGGTAACCTCCAGAGATGCCCGGGTGAGGTTGgcatctgtatttgtgtgtgtgtgtgtgtgtgtgtgtgtgtgtgtgtgtgtgtgtgtgtgtgtgtgtgtgtgtgtgtgtgtgtgtgtgtgtgtgtgtgtgtgtgtgtgtgtgtgtgtgtgtgtgtgtgtgtgcgtgtgtgtgtgtgtgtgtttgcatgagagtatgtgtgtgtgtgtgtgtgtgtgtgtgtgtttgcatgagagtatgtgtgtgtgtgtgtgtgtgtgtgtgtgtgtttgagaggttttgtgtttatgtatgattctgtttgtgtgtgtgaaagtgtttgtgtgaaagtgtgtctgtgtgtgtttgtatgagagtgtgtgtgtttatgcatgtgtctgtttgtatgtgtgtttgtgtgtgtgtgtgtgtgagagtgtgtgtgtgtgtgtgtgtgtgtgtgtgtgtgtgtgtgtgtgtgtgtgtgtgtgtgtgtgtgtgatagtgtgtgtttgtgagattgtctgtgtttgtgtgtgtgtgtgtgtgtgtgtgtgtgtgtgtgtgtgcgtgtgtgtgtgcgtgtatgtgtgtgtgtgtgtgtgtgtgtgtgtgtgtgtgtgtgtgtgtgtgtgtgagagtgtgtgagtgtgtttgtgtgagagtgtgtgtgtgtgtgtgtgtgtgtgtgtgtgtgtgtgagtgtgtgagtgtgtgtgtgtgtgtgtgtgtgtgtggttgagagagagagagagagggggtggtgcTCGTGATGGGTGTTGTCCGTGTGTGAAGTGGGGTGGGTCGGTGTGGGGGGAAGCAGGGGAATTGCGGAGCCCCGTTTGACAGGAGGGGAGACGTTTAAGTTCAAATCGTGCAGGACTTGTCCATGGAGTAGAAACAATTGGCCAGTTCCAGCTTCCATTCATCAAGGTGACAGTGGCCACGTGGAAATGAAGGAATAAATAAAGGGGAACGCACTCAGTGTGCAGATGATATGGACGCAAGCGACCGgctagacacaaacacacacacacacacacacacacacacacacacacacacacacacacacacacacacacacacacacacacacacacacacacacacacacacacacacacacacacacacacacacacacacagagagacacacacacacacacacacactcaaacacagatgcatacaacataaaacacacagacacacaaatgaaGAAACACAATCACATGCAAAGACACATATAATTAAAACCAAGaaaaaaccaacacaaacacatgcacatgcacacacaaacacacacacacacacggacgcacacacacacacacacacacacacacacacacacacacacacacacacacacacacacacacacacacacacacacacacacacacacacacacacacacacacacacacacacacacacacacacacacacacacacacacacacacacacaagcatgcatgcaaCCACAAGTAcccacattcatgcacacacaaactcaaacctTTTTCCTAAAAGAAAGAACACCATTTCCTCAAATGAAACCACTCTCTTCTCTTTTGCAGTTGGTTTGAGGTAGCAACTCCTCAGTGAGTATCTGCTCTACTTGGAAAAAAAATCGGAAAGCTCAAATTTGGAGATATAAATTCTTCTCCCTGCATAGAAAACATTTATGCTGTActgtacaacaacaacaatagcgGAACACCGTTTTTCTTTTTACGCTAGGACCTGCcacatatttatattgattattGTTGCCTGAAGAAATTCTGTCTGGCCTTATAATTCATTCTGTCTCTTTGGTCCAAGTTATGGCAATGCCCTCCGTCTAAGGTTGAATAGACAGTCTGAAAAATTTGAGCTTTATCGTATCTGTGTAGggaaaacatgttttatgtTCTATACTATTATAGTGGTCATTACAGAGCACTGAGCTTTTCGGTACATTTCCTGTAAATCCGGAGTGACCTTCTGATGGAAGATTCTAACAGTAATGGGGCTTT comes from the Gadus chalcogrammus isolate NIFS_2021 chromosome 6, NIFS_Gcha_1.0, whole genome shotgun sequence genome and includes:
- the atad1a gene encoding outer mitochondrial transmembrane helix translocase is translated as MLLKDLPREALLRPLTRNEVVGMLLRLTIFGAATYYSIKWVMEAMDPTQKQKNLAKKKAELLMKRIGVEGVKLTEYEMNIASLLVDPRSIKVTWRDVAGLDEVIYELQDTVILPFQKRHLLAGSKLFQPPKGVLLFGPPGCGKTLIAKATAKASGCQFINLQPSTLTDKWYGESQKLTAAVFSLAVKIQPCIIFIDEIDSFLRNRSSLDHEATAMMKAQFMSLWDGLDTAATSQVMVMGATNRPQDVDPAILRRMPTTFHVGLPKTRERQEILKLILAGENLSNAINLKEVAEKTDGFSGSDLRELCRDAAMYRVRDYVRKEQMRQIAQQMQDQEEERPLDEDHLRPITQLDLLFGLDKMRESKQATTLMGSGIADVPLD